GACATCTGCCGCGGCACGGATTGCATGGTAGCCGAGaaggccggcgacggcgagtaGGCCCCCGGGGCAGCCAGTGGCGATGGCCGCGggacgggcgcgccgccgggagACCCGAAGGGTGCCGCGAAccccgcgcccgacgcatgcgtggcggtcgccgccggcgccccaGAGGCATACGAGAGGGAGGGCGACATGTGCGCGGCCGAGGGGggcagcgacggaggcggcgcgggcgaggaggcgagcggcgtggaggcgcaagccgcgagcgccggcggacaCGCGGAAGGCTCGCGGAAGAACGAAGTTGGAAGCGTGTTGGACGTATGGACGACAACCACCGGCTGCATAGGCCCGCCGTCGGCCggccccgcctccgcccgcgccccgGAGTTCGTTGGGTAGTAGACGCCCTGCAGctccgcggacggcgccggGCTCGCAGACGAGGtcggagacgcgaaggccacCGGCTGCCCGTACGCGCGCCCTGGCACGCTGCCGCTGTGTgcgggcgcggtcgccgcgtaAGTGAAAGACGGCGAGAAAAGCGGATTTCCAGAGGTCGCGCCGTAGACGAGTGAAGAGGAACACGGGGGAGGGGACGCGGCTCCCATGTCCCCGCCCCCTCCATGGACTGCGCCTTGCTCGCcggctcgcttcttcttgcagctgctcgccttcttctcccaaTCTTCGCACGACGCCCCGGAGCGGCCGCTCGCAGTCTGCCCTGCCTCGcagccctcgccggcggcgtcccCGGGCGCAGTCAACCCAAGgacgctcgcgctctcgtccggcgccgcgtcggggCCCTCCACCGCAGGCAGCGTCGCAAGGATTTCCTGTTCAGCTGAACGCAGAGCCAACAGCAAACGCCAAAGAAAGCTCTCGTGGCTCGCCCCAACGCGATGCGCACACGCTGCCAGACACTGCCGCGGTTAAGCCACTCCTTcgccccccccaccccccccttCTTCCACGTCGACGCAAGCATCCCAGCGTGTTTTCAGCTAGACTCCACCGAGCACGAATATGAGGTTGCTTGGGGCACGTGCGCAATTTGGCCGATGCGGTTGGATCCCATGCCCGATCCAAAAATACACCTGTCTCACGCGGACAGATACACACAATAAATGTTCACGCAAATACGGTTACATAGGTACACACGTACCCTACGCGTCCGGATGAGTGCTCCCCTCCGTAGCCGCTTGGGCATCGCCTTTCTGTGGTGTGTGTCGCTCACCTTGCagctcgcgggcgagcgcgtcgGGGGGCAGTTTGCGCCTCCACAGTTCGATTTTTTCAATCGCATAGAGGCGTGACTTCTGAAAGCCGTGCTTCTTCACGAGGAAGCGCCGAGACTGGACGCCGATCCGCGCTGTCCATGCGAAGGTCTCCGCCTCGAAGCGGACGCCGTGTACGTACGGCAGCTCCATCGCCTTGTTACTCAAGCGCACGACGCGACTCACAGAAAAGTCCTGCGCACCCGCCACACAAAACGCCTTCGTCATACAGACACAGAGCTCTCGACTCGCGACTCACGCAACTGCCCACCGAactacatatatctatatatacacacatgtgTGTATGTCTACATGCAGGAATGGTCTTCATCACAACAGATGTGCGTCCTTGGATGTCTGgtgtctgtttttctccCACGTGTGTGGTAAGGCGGCCCTCTTGTTGCGGTCGCTGActctcggcgcgcgtcgctgcctgcgtTTCGCTGACTCCGAGTGGTTTTTGCGCGCATTGGCGGCTTCCTTGCTCGCGTCCCCTGCTCCTGGTGCTTACGTTCTTGGCGCCCTCCCATCGGCCTACGACGCGCGTGACGAGGTTGTAGGCACCTCCTGGCCTGCCTACGAGACCAATCGTcacggcgggcggcggcttcgAGGCGCTGTTTTTTGAGCCTTTGCCGTCGGCTttcccttcgccgtcgtccggCTGGGGGCTGTCCGcccgcgcggacgcgtcgtcgtttcgccttcgcttcttgGGTTTCTTCACGCCCTttccgtcgtctctgcgctccTCCCCCATGGTTTCCGCAGTGgacggtgtacgtacacccgacGGCCCGACGTCGGGCTCGGGTGTAGTTACACctgcgaaggccgccggctTCAcccacgcggcggccgcttcgccctcggcTGGCTCTGTCGCGGGGACAGGTGTGCGCATAGGAGCCGAAGCCGCGTAGCcctgcgacgcagctgcagaagaatCGGCGTCCAACGTGGAAGAGGGGGCGTTGGAACAGTGCGACAGCGCGCCGACAGTGTCGTCCGTCTTTGTGCGCATGAGGGCCTGCGTCTCTTTGTCTGGGCACACGACCTCCTGCTGACTCACGCGGCAGTCGGGCGAATACGCAAACatcgcgcacgcagacgcgggcggcgcaacGTTCTCCGACGACGTCGCCACAGCCGCACCTGTAGCCTGAGTGGAGTACGTCGCGCCACGCCGGACTCCTCCCTCCGTCAGCGAATCAACAAATCGCCGGCCTGCATAGAAAGAAGAGCACGAAAGATAGTGAAGCCACGCGTACACCGAGTTGCCCCCCATTGGCAACGATGCCGCCGACTCCCAACACGAGTACATCCTTAGccatacgtatatatatatatatatatatacttatcTACTGCGCCTTACGCGTCGCGGCAGATCAGATCTAGAGTCATTTTCACTCGGGAGAAATGCTCCCTGCCGGAGTTTTGCGTGCTCTTCGTTCGGGCGGCAAACAAGCAACTATATGTAGCTTCCTTGCAGTAGTGCCCTCCagagatatatatatgtctattcTTTCTATTCTTTCGTCTGGAGCCGGGACTGGATAGAGAGGGGCCTTACAGTTCGCTGCAAACAGCCGcgcctctttttctgcaTCGTCGCTGCCCATGGTTTCGACGGAGAAGATGGTTCGCACTCGCGCACCGCTGCTAGTGGCGCatgccgcgtcgccagcgaatCGGCCGCGGCATCCGTCGTCTGCCTTGCCGAAGGCCGGGTTTCCATTCACTctctcgagctgcgccggGAAGGAGTCGGCCCCctggtctgcggcgccgcaaaACGCCGCGTGCTCCACCTCCTTCTTCACGTTCTCTTGCCCGCACGAcacgcccgcggcctccgagacgaaggccgcaggcgcgaacGAGGGCACGCAGTCGGGGCTCTCGAGGACGGGCTTCGCCATCGGAtcggtctccgcgtcgcctggcgccgcgagaggagatgctccttctcctcgcgcgtcctctgtttccaagtctcgtcttcgcgtctcctcgctgccgccagccACACCTGGTACGCGCGCCTCGATCTCTTCACACCCACGCTTCGTCCcgtcctgcggctgcgcagccgtgACTCCGACCTCCGCATGAACgcccggcgcggagacagggccAAAAGCGgacgcgggggggggcgtcgcccgggagagaaggagcgacgacgccccAGACAGCGTGTAgacggccgcgccgctgcctcgctcgccttctgcgtctgcggaggctgTTCCCGagctccgtcgccgcagaaAGGGTTTGAGAAGCATCTCCggggcgccgcacgccgaTGTCCCAAACGTGGCCGGGACGTGCTCTGGAGCGGGTCCAGACTCGCACCCGAGAAGACACCCCACAGCAGGTTCCCTCtgcgggcctccgcgcgactcgcaggctggagagacgccggcgccccccTCCGCTGATGCATCGGTGGGCGACTTGGGCTGTAGCAGacaaggcgaagacgccgaagaggccaGCCCCGGCGGAGGCTCCGAGAAGGGTCTGGGCAGATACGTGAAGGACTGACTTTGCGCCAAGGCGCCTTCTCCCGAGACCCcgagctcgtcgccgccggcgctctcttcgctgcgcgagctgcgcctcctccggtcgccctccccccagcgcggctcgccgcaaGCAGGCGGGAAAACCGAATCCGAGAAagccctctctccgccgctgctcgtcgtcgcgggcgcgggcttGTCCACCGGGtcgaggcagacggcgaacTGCGAATCCAGCGCcgagacagacgccgaggaagcagCAGGGAAGACttgctcgcgcagcgcgaaggGGGCCGCTGAGAGAGGG
The Besnoitia besnoiti strain Bb-Ger1 chromosome VIII, whole genome shotgun sequence genome window above contains:
- a CDS encoding hypothetical protein (encoded by transcript BESB_083310) — translated: MAAAESTQWRQAAAADQASATSPSFLRAVSAAPPPPLPEGGSHVLPDQDHGQTPSFPVNLGSPTQSLPGYPASTPSSPLCVPRRPIGASCEASPVFGAPAAGLLPRSPAAPVGLSLHVGYKPVAASHINTPCSSSPPLRVPASSLPSFSPLPSASLSVRSLAPPDSLRACAPPPYAAVHRAATPVAASLALPAGAPPLVQPRTAPALPFLLPGDEAKAAPPAAAWGLEKSPSATQALGGLRAIFAHLARTVFTVLATAGSPHAANAVGREETPRSALFRAHDNAAARLPDSELCKVHQGAAVDCGEKERRARATEGDGDAATPPTGRAVMELWRDLCSGNAKGARELASPAALHAKVLREGLPASALPRSRPGAGGLLQAGEAETGGLGGPGGQKRDGQGDAVERLQHAEDEDMAASEEAVSKRGDDASPQTSVASPSTCVSSSACPPSLRLDPRLSEEEEMAFHVETLLHTCSRQDLADYATVFLPFFGVQPLDLASHCDISLLRSVALQLQAMRRLKDAQGPQAEPPAGAVARLQRGDAVSPTPRVARVFSLQHISPEGTPATSRTSSPRTSVRAYSLSFLPKCGGESARGGRPPTDPSAAQTAETAAADAGAAGGATTAGRRVSAEEDAIRAKAKQPDGEQKFVVTDLDMPARVPLRDAGSFDDSGEGEQGRFFLCPSPRLSLSSLFLGEGGDLQRSGASSPFRGGPLSAAPFALREQVFPAASSASVSALDSQFAVCLDPVDKPAPATTSSGGERAFSDSVFPPACGEPRWGEGDRRRRSSRSEESAGGDELGVSGEGALAQSQSFTYLPRPFSEPPPGLASSASSPCLLQPKSPTDASAEGGAGVSPACESRGGPQREPAVGCLLGCESGPAPEHVPATFGTSACGAPEMLLKPFLRRRSSGTASADAEGERGSGAAVYTLSGASSLLLSRATPPPASAFGPVSAPGVHAEVGVTAAQPQDGTKRGCEEIEARVPGVAGGSEETRRRDLETEDARGEGASPLAAPGDAETDPMAKPVLESPDCVPSFAPAAFVSEAAGVSCGQENVKKEVEHAAFCGAADQGADSFPAQLERVNGNPAFGKADDGCRGRFAGDAACATSSGARVRTIFSVETMGSDDAEKEARLFAANCRRFVDSLTEGGVRRGATYSTQATGAAVATSSENVAPPASACAMFAYSPDCRVSQQEVVCPDKETQALMRTKTDDTVGALSHCSNAPSSTLDADSSAAASQGYAASAPMRTPVPATEPAEGEAAAAWVKPAAFAGVTTPEPDVGPSGVRTPSTAETMGEERRDDGKGVKKPKKRRRNDDASARADSPQPDDGEGKADGKGSKNSASKPPPAVTIGLVGRPGGAYNLVTRVVGRWEGAKNDFSVSRVVRLSNKAMELPYVHGVRFEAETFAWTARIGVQSRRFLVKKHGFQKSRLYAIEKIELWRRKLPPDALARELQAEQEILATLPAVEGPDAAPDESASVLGLTAPGDAAGEGCEAGQTASGRSGASCEDWEKKASSCKKKRAGEQGAVHGGGGDMGAASPPPCSSSLVYGATSGNPLFSPSFTYAATAPAHSGSVPGRAYGQPVAFASPTSSASPAPSAELQGVYYPTNSGARAEAGPADGGPMQPVVVVHTSNTLPTSFFREPSACPPALAACASTPLASSPAPPPSLPPSAAHMSPSLSYASGAPAATATHASGAGFAAPFGSPGGAPVPRPSPLAAPGAYSPSPAFSATMQSVPRQMSTEEAFVLPSSAFAAPPTAQSVGDDGSEHESPTAALARANGAAGVPCCFPPCAPSPTLTAQAYPHAQPQVVFAAEARDGQTVAGSGSPFPFTSEGAFAPAQAPVGPYPSPAAGPAPAAVVPGSPQLFFASPGGAGASAPAAAQARERCVSIEYQAPSPALEPVVTPAPYRTVSPPPGSFVPAPYASPALGSASSYAAPANAFPAVLSPQLVRLPAPYVPYSSPLGAAMPAAAAAPCYHAGSVALSERPGNAEERRWSYVQPSEPQGGGM